The proteins below come from a single Hyperolius riggenbachi isolate aHypRig1 chromosome 8, aHypRig1.pri, whole genome shotgun sequence genomic window:
- the CMC4 gene encoding cx9C motif-containing protein 4 — protein sequence MSQKKDPCQKAACAIQKCLQANNYKDWKCEPELQAMRICCSKLATQESVCCAGFNSTQATNTKSSGQIIK from the exons ATGTCACAGAAAAAGGATCCATGTCAGAAAGCTGCTTGTGCAATTCAAAAGTGCTTGCAGG CCAATAATTACAAGGATTGGAAATGTGAACCTGAGCTTCAAGCAATGCGGATCTGCTGTTCAAAACTTGCCACTCAAGAGTCAGTCTGTTGTGCTGGCTTTAACAGCACGCAAGCCACCAATACCAAATCCAGTGGCCAAATTATTAAATAA